The sequence aaaaaaaaataattttttttttcgactttgtcaaatttcctattttaccaccccaaaattcaccagggggtgataaaatcgggatattactgtattccgTTCTTTTTACGTAATAGCCTGGAAATTATCTACAAGCACATTGATACAAATGAAAACAAGTTTCTTAGAATACGTATTTCAAAATATGCTTTTTTTTCCCTTGACTAAAGTTTCCTTCCAAACTATCTGCTTCCAGGTTGCCATGGTGGAAGTCCAACTCGACGAGCACACCACCGTACCGCCCAGCATGCTGATTGCGTTCGCAATCTGCACCACTCTCCTGGTAGCGGTCCATATGCTGGCCCTCATGATCAGCACCTGCATCCTGCCGAACATCGAAACCGTATGCAACCTGCACAGCATCTCACTGGTGAACGAATCTCCCCATGAGCGACTGCACTGGTACATTGAGACGGCGTGGGCCTTCTCAACCCTGCTCGGGCTGATACTGTTCCTGTTCGAAATTGCCATCCTGTGCTGGGTCAAATTTTACGACCTCAACACAACGGCCGCGTGGTCGGCATGTATCGTCCTCATCCCTGTGTTGGTCATATTCGTGGCCTTTGCTCTGCACTTCTACCGATCGCTCATGACGCACAAGTACGAGGTAACTGTTTCCGGCATCCGGGAGCTGGAGATGCTCAAGGAGCAAATCGAACAGGACCACCTGGACAGCCATCACCATCACGGGCCACCGTACCAGTCCGTGCAGATCGTTTGATCAATCCTTCCCATTCGGACGCAAGGCGCGCATGAATCTGTGATCGTGATTTCTCTTTCTTTATGTTGAATCTTTATTAAGCGCGGATATTTAcgtttttgttttattcttGTCAACGTAATTTAGTTTTAGCCACATCGGATTACAGTAAACCTCATTATACCAACTATTGTTTCCCTTTCCCATTGTAAGCCAATCAATAATGTGATCATGTGCTTATTCGAAGTAAACGAAAGACATATTAGCCCCTAGTTAGACAACGAATGAGAGAATCATGTTTGTGCTTTCTAATGTTTAAGCCAAGGAAGGTGATTTTATATACAACGTCATATTACTTTTGTATAAAAGAGCAAACATTTATAATTTGATGAGTTTTAAAATAGATCCTTCTTTAAATTATCTAAGCCCCTTTTGTTTCCTTGATAGCTTTTGGTTATAACGCAGCTACCTATTGAGCTAATTTAAATTAAACAACGtagaaattatttaatttgaaaaaaaaataatctagGGAAATAGAGTCAAATTTGCTCAGCAGTTATCCGAAAATCCCTAATGTTTTCGTCTTCCTACACATTATAACAGGAACATGTCCTattctttatctagtaactaaaatatcttttggataTGGGATGTTGTTGGAACATCTTGGATATTGTTggaaatgtcaatgaaggaaagaTACATACAATTTGACAgtaatacacggttcgaggccgcatctctccatcctcaaatacgccccacgctcgccaagtcgttctgcacctggtctgcccttctcgctcgctgcgcttcacgtcgtctcgtccctgccggatcggaagcgaacaccatctttgcagggttgctgtccggcattcttgcaacatgccctgcccatcgtacccttccagctttagctaccttctggatactgggttcgccgtagagctgggcgatctcatggttcattcttcgccgccacacaccgtcttcttgcacaccgccaaagatggtcctaagcacccgtctctcgaatactccgagtgcttgcaagtcctcctcgagcattgtccatgtttcagtACATATGCCATGTACCATGTGACAGTACATATGCTAGGCAAAAAATTGCGTGACAGAAGGGGAAGGGGGGTGTAGAAATCtcaaagtagtggacgtcatatttgaatcacccctgaaaggtttattttttgtattatgAATCATAACGCTCGGTCTGacacaatagaggtaataaactatagaggacgattgtcgctgtgGTTCcttttgttatcgtccccaaacatgttgggtacctatctgtcaaaacgtacttatttttccttcgttgacatttagtgccctatcctcgccagcaaaagatgtttcgccagtgacgacagcgacaatcttcctctatagtttattacctctatttctGACACCCACCCTTCCCCTAGAGCGGCCCCTGTGATTCTGAGCATGTAAAAGGCCCCTACGATTCTGAGcgtaggctttcagcgatcgtgtacgtacacgcacgtttcactcacacttttactcggtttgtttgcaaccacgagcagctgtcacggcaaaatcaaatgggattgtttgcaaccacgaacctgtgttcgtgttggtgagaaatgtcggcgagaccctaattgacaaatcaaaacaaaattttcaaaacgacttatctgcttttgtttattttatgccgtcgactagcaccaactgcaagggagtttgtggggcagtaccaggcgggttttatgggcgaacgctccaccacggaccaggtgtttgccattcgccaagtactgcagaaatgccgcgaatacaacgtgcccacacatcatattcatcgacttcaaagccgcatatgatacaatcgatcgggaccagctatggcagctaatgcacgaacacggttttccggataaactgacacggttgatcaaagcgacgatggatcgggtgatgtgcgtagttcgagtttcagggcattctcgagtcccttcgaaacccgcagagggttacggcaaggtgatggtctttcgtgtttgctattcaacatcgctttggaaggtgtaatacgaagagcagggattaacacgagtggtacaattttcaataagtccgtccagctatttggtttcgccgacgacatagatattatggcacgtaactttgagaagatggaggaagcctacatcagactgaagagggaagctaagcggatcggactagtcatcaacacgtcgaagacgaagtacatgataggaagaggttcaagagaagacaatgtgagccacccaccgcgagtttgcatcggtggtgacgaaatcgaagtggtagaagaatttgtgtacttgggctcactggtgactgccgaaaatgacaccagcagagaaattcggagacgcatagtggctggaaatcgtacgtactttggactccgcaagacgctccgatcgaatagagttcgccgccgtaccaaactgacaatctacaaaacgctaattagaccggtagtcctctacggacacgagacctggacgatgctcgtggaggaccaacgcgcacttgagttttcgaaaggaaagtgctgcgtaccatctatggtggggtgcagatggcggacggtacgtggaggaggcgaatgaaccacgaattgcatcagctgttgggagaaccatccatcgttcacatcgcgaaaatcggacgactgcgatgggccgggcacgtagccagaatgtcggacagtaacccggtgaaaatggttctcgacaacgatccgacgggcacaagaaggcgaggtgcgcagcgggcaaggtggatcgatcaggtggaagatgacttgcggactgcgtggttggcgacgtgtagccatggaccgagccgaatggagaagactcttatataccgcacaggccacttcggccttagtctgaataaataataataatatctgcttttgtaaacaaagattcaaacgacgatttgacgaatctgatagctctcctacgcaaactaacaccatcaataggtagatgaaggcctccgctacctgttgatggtgttggtttgcgtgggagagctatcagattcgtcaaatcgtcgtttgaatctttgtttacgaaagcagataagtcgttttgaaaattttgttcttaAATTTGTATGGGTCATAACGCTCTAACAGATACCCTCCCACCCTCTAAAAAAGGGTTATGTAATTTATGAATGGGCCCAAATATCAAATTTGCACTTTGCGAATGATTTGGCTCAGTGTGAAGGACTGACAGCCTATATAATCGATCAAAATTAATGGTTTGAAACTTCACTCCATATATGTAGATCGGTTCGGATGAAGATGGCGCTGTATGATTATGGCGTTTCAATTCTACTTAcacgctaatttttttttactcatCTATAAATGATACTACatatatagatagtggaatattataaattcagtagaaaaccgaattagggatcgttcaaaaattacgtccatcgtttttcggcattttcaaccccctcctgtcacaaactgtcacaaatcatTGACTCCCCCccccctgtacgtacatgtgtcatttttattttggagattattttggtttttctttttcgtACAATATTTTTACAATAACATAATTAGTTATGTCCCTTATACTAACAGtttgaatatgtttttaaaatgcaagttgttCTTAAAATGCTtgcagtatttttttcttgtggatggacgtcacataagacgaaccccccttcctccccctgtcacaaactgtcaaactcggacccccctcaaaccttggacgtaatttttgaacggtcccttacagtgaacgttcgctaattgggggttttctagttggggcgctttttagttgggggtttgctaattggggcgaaacccaattaaaaagcagctaaacgtcagaatgtgatgtcaaaaacgagttgacgttttgtttccgtgtttggcgggatcgatattttctggcgcgtaaaattttcctttgctcaatgcaaaaagtaaacaacattgacgcttgtcaaaacgccccaattagcgaacggcattcgctagttggggtgaggtcgtgccccaattagcgaacgatcactgtatagCCGCGATCGaaattctcgcgcttagtttcataggggcgtaactgtatttatcgatttctcttaatcaattttatattttgttaatatctcaattgtttcaaaagctacaaccatgattattgattctggtgcaagatacaatcaacctttatcacaccaaaccataaCATCATCGATAATCTAGCACAATTcggcaaaataataaaaagaaaacatcgacgaagagaaatcgatcaatacagttacgcccctatgaaactaagtgcgagaattggatttttctcacaatcaaTACCGACCCGGTGCCAAGcgtggtgtcatcatcatcaatagacatagcccgctgtcatcattaaaacgcagtatgaaaaaaaattatagcccgggacatcctggctacgatctggcgatgggctaaacaataggatgtcaatagcctgatcaatacgttaaacctaatttcggaagtggtgcgctgtatagcacatcaacaattgaaaacagcgcaccacttccgaagttaggttcaTACGTTaaaattgtgagaaaaatccaacttcgttagcggctataactcggatttgcactgaattgataatatatagatgagcgaagataaatcctctgtctccaaacgagcatgacgtcacgatttcaatggaaacgtttagggctgtgacgtcatatgcgcgtgtgcacgggcaaaaaaatcgactcagccatgctttcgcttatctatagattctactatctatagatgATACATAATACATGTTTACATATATGTATAGgaccgatgtccacgtagcggtttttaaACTGTGGGCACGTCGCGTCCATGCAAGGTAATCCAGCATCGAATGGGGTAATGCACAtaaccaatatcctacaagatttcaatttaaataatgttacacttgccaagGCCCACCTTCTCTAAGCGGCAAGGTCCGATcatatatcaagacaaaattttcaaaacgacttatctgcttttgtaaacaaaacttcaaacgacgatttgacgaatctgatagctctcccacgcaaaccaacaccatcaataggtagcggaatccttcacctacctattgatggtgttggtttgcgtgggagagctatcagattcgtaaaATTGCCGtgtgaatctttgtttacaaaagcagataagtcgttttgaaaattttgtcttgatataggGAAGCTTGATTTCAagacaaatttttcaaaacgacttatctgcttttgtaaacaaagattcaaaatttcaaacgacgatttgacgatttGACCCCCTcctccctctaagcgttacgtaatttgtggacgctccctaagtcgttttgaaaattttgtcttgatttttcGTGGATGACATGCTTTACTCCCCCCTCCCCTGATTCAACCGCGGACGAGCGTTTGGATTCATAGAAAACATCGACAAAATCGCTCAATATTGAACAACGCTGCACTAACACTACTGCGAACAAATTAGACGGACACGCTGTCAAAACAAAAACGCATCCAGCGACGAGCGCGTAGAAAGTGTGTTTTAGGAAATTCAATTGTGCTTAATTATATCTATTTTATAAGGTAAACTCTGTTTTCTGTGAGCTTAGCGATTGTATCAATTGCCATTACTTCGTTTCGGAAGCAATACACCTCAGGACCACCATTTGAAAAGCTATGGGGACGAAGCGCAAGGCCGAAGACGAGATCCTTGAGATTCCCAGCGATGACGACGATGGCAGCGACAGCGACGTTCAGATACAGGAAAAGCCAATCCCGATCGTCACCgttgacgacgatgacgactcTTCGACAACGGCTCCCTCACATTCCACTCCAGTGCGGCAGCCATCGCCTGCTTGTGGCGGGAAAGCGTTGGATAGTTCACTTGGTACGCCTCCGCCCCCACCGGACATATCCAGCAATCGCTCTATGTCAGAGGAAAAGCAAACCATGACGGAAGAAAAAATGGCTTCTGAAAATTTGCTGCTGAGTATGAAGTTCCGGGACCAGGAATTGTTCCACATGTTTAAAGGATCCCTGTCCGAATATCTGCGAACAACGTTCCAGCTTAAGATGGGTGGCGAGGAAGTGGATGTCGTTCAACAAGTTGATCAGTTCTCCATTCAAGTGCTGTCTAAAAGCCTAGGTCGGATAACTACGGCAGCAATCCTTCCAGCAGCAGAAAATTCCGAACCAGTGCAAAACAGCAATGAGGTCCTCTTACCGGGCAAGGAATGTTCAAATGTGAAACATAGTGATGCAGTGGATGACGCCGGAATGTTCGTCATAGACTCGACCCCGGCCAAAACGGCCAAGGGCGGACCCATCATTCCCAGCTACAAGAAAGCCCTGCATAAAGTGCTGGACAATTCCCCTTCGGCTGCGGCATCGGCGGACAGTGCCACCAAGAGGCCAAAACCGAAGCAGAACTGCTGGAACTGCGATGGGGACCACAGTCTGAAGGACTGTAAGCAACCTCGtaattttgtcaaaattgacaaaatgaaACAAGCATTTATGAAGACCAAGGACCGGTATCATGTGGATTTGGAGCAAAAATACGGCCACATAGTGCCCGGTCGGATGACACATGAGCTGCGGCAAGCCCTCGGACTAAGTAAGTAAACGTTCAACTCAATTTGTATCTTGACAAAAACTAAATTTTTGGTTATCGACTTCTACTAAAGGAGGGGTTTCTTCGGGTGTTCTTCAGTCGATTTTAGTTTGAAACAATGTGTCGAGTTCTTAAGATGTCTTTTTGTCGTTTCAATTTAGATTATTGAATGGTACAATCTAGTTTCTATGTATTTCTACCTTTCTTTTACTACAGGAAAGCGAGATCTTCCGGTGCACATTTACCGTATGCGATTGTTTGGTTATCCTCCCGGTTGGCTGGAGGATGCCAAAATTACCCACTCTGGTCTGCAGCTGTTCAATTCGAATGGAGATCCCGTACTGGAGTCGGATGAAAGCGACGGCGAAGTGGACAATGTCAAAACCATCAAGTATGATGTTCGAAAGATAATAAGTTTCCCCGGATTCAATGTAGATTCCGGTGAGGCATACATTGACAATTCAAAATTCTACGGCGTTCCACCGCGGATGGGACATCAAAGCCGAGACGAAATGATTCGGAATCTTGAAGGGACTTTGGTTCAAGGATATCGAAGAAAAAAACTTCGACTGGATTccgtagcccaagtggacatCGATCGCGATCCAGCGGACATGGATCTGGACAATCCGGACGAAAGTTTCATTACCGTGGATTCGGTGGGTGATTGCGATAAATTGGAGGGCCTGGTTACTGCCAGTCAGTGCAGCTCACTACCGTCGTACAATGGAAATATTGTTGGCCCTCCGGCGATGGACGCCGATGAACCGGAAGAGGGTGAAGTGGATGAAACAGAAGAGCCACAGAACGGGTCAAATCAAAACGAGGATGAAGCAGAGGTCGGAAAGAACGAAAGTACAAACGATGACAGTTTGATTCTGGTGGAAGAGGAAGCGGAAGTAATTTGTTTGGATGTAAGTAGTGACGACATGTTTTCGGATATATCTTCTTAGTTGTATtagttaattttgtttttacgtttTGTTTTGTCTTACGACACTGATGTAGGTGAGGTGATGTACAAAGTGTAATGAtgtattattttggaaaaatataccTTGTACTATTTCGGATGTTCGTGTAGTTATAACTTTGCTGGTCTGCCCTTGGTTTGGTACCTGTGAACTACACGACTTCTTGAATTTGTATATTCACCCTTGCACCATTGTTGAACAACCTGTGATATGTAGATTTGTCTTACTTGCAGCTGCTCTTTAATAATTTTCCAATGGATAATTTGAGAGTTTCCTGTATCTATCTGATAGGGGAAAATAATGACAAAAACCCTAGAAATCTATTTAACTTTTTAATTGATTACATACTAGACATACTAGAATAGATTACATCATAGATTTGTTATTTAGGGAAAAAGATTCACGATATGCGGATTAGTTGATACTTCACAGGAGCGCTGGAACTTATCTGATATCTTCTGGACAAAGTCGATGATTTTTTAACTGCCGTTggacgcataaatgtcacatgttacattttaacatttttgaggtttttatgTCTATCGTCATAATTTGATacgtatttttgaaatattttgtcaaaacagagggtttattctagaaaactcgaaaaaaaatcttaagtcAGTTTGtcacattcgaacaaatggacgCATACTTGTCACACCGGGATAAGTggacgcatatttgtcacactTAAAAAAGGAATACAACTATCACACAAAAAGACACTTAGCACAGCGTGATGTGTCCTGAGGACCGTCCAAAAAATGTACCATGGTTTTAGGGTCATTTACAATCCACGTGGATATTTTTGAAGGGTGGTTGGTAAGTGTACAAGGTCTTTCCCTACTTTCAGAATTTTTATGGACGGTTGTTCATGAAAAAAGAGGGAAGGTATTATATTGTATAAAACTTCTCCAAGTATATCGTGAACGACCTCTTGGGAGAAGGCGATATGAACTGTGacataattaaaatattcaagGCCCGTAAAAAAGTGATAAAGAGGAACCATAGCAAAcccatttttttgtaaaac comes from Armigeres subalbatus isolate Guangzhou_Male chromosome 2, GZ_Asu_2, whole genome shotgun sequence and encodes:
- the LOC134209797 gene encoding zinc finger CCHC domain-containing protein 8 homolog codes for the protein MGTKRKAEDEILEIPSDDDDGSDSDVQIQEKPIPIVTVDDDDDSSTTAPSHSTPVRQPSPACGGKALDSSLGTPPPPPDISSNRSMSEEKQTMTEEKMASENLLLSMKFRDQELFHMFKGSLSEYLRTTFQLKMGGEEVDVVQQVDQFSIQVLSKSLGRITTAAILPAAENSEPVQNSNEVLLPGKECSNVKHSDAVDDAGMFVIDSTPAKTAKGGPIIPSYKKALHKVLDNSPSAAASADSATKRPKPKQNCWNCDGDHSLKDCKQPRNFVKIDKMKQAFMKTKDRYHVDLEQKYGHIVPGRMTHELRQALGLRKRDLPVHIYRMRLFGYPPGWLEDAKITHSGLQLFNSNGDPVLESDESDGEVDNVKTIKYDVRKIISFPGFNVDSGEAYIDNSKFYGVPPRMGHQSRDEMIRNLEGTLVQGYRRKKLRLDSVAQVDIDRDPADMDLDNPDESFITVDSVGDCDKLEGLVTASQCSSLPSYNGNIVGPPAMDADEPEEGEVDETEEPQNGSNQNEDEAEVGKNESTNDDSLILVEEEAEVICLDDTRADSPSLDDLRRKQTELLKQLEAQSPCIPNPPDTANDDSLLEDVLEVEKLAEEHASNEASSQAADSAVRESPRSLFPISVGIMGPPPLPVAPPPPADEPSTERPPEPEFLNLDEIKMTKVPFIDDPASMGLKKMSLGTPILTPFTPFNTLPCGEAFSKGVSDVINFENLPNSTGKYERMKSLLSKVRNVITAHNGEMDDDSR